The following are from one region of the Acidobacteriota bacterium genome:
- a CDS encoding ABC transporter permease — MSTLLQDVRFALRTLRRGWLITGLAIVSLALAIAGNGIVFSLTNGLLFRPLPFDDPGNLMLLWLDREGQVPPANFTPLSEPELIDYRERTRGLGLLEGFRGARVNWTRGDRPEPLMGERVTDGMFQVLGVDALHGRTFEPGEEHEKVVVLQYRFWEERLGADVSILGQTLQLNSEPYTVLGVMPPEFEIFTPGAKLWIPLPLEKGQGSRSNRNLLVLGRLAPGVGLPQARAEIETVSRRLREEHPETTSGHSAVLERFQDRIPDDQNRILMALLQFALIFVLAIACANIANLLLARGYERQREFAVRRALGAGRLRILRQLLSESLFLSLAGGAIGMLLAYVGIHFMHAAFAPLMPAFMRPVLDTNVVLYTLAVTVAGGLFFGSAPALQGSRVEISDTLREGGRGATAGGRRRLLSKGLVVAEVSMAAVLLAGAVMLIQSFSSLQRVESGFDTSNLLTMGVSLPGERYKDEQSASFFEQAAERLAGLPDVEGATAASSLPRMPFLPSVPFTPEDLVPRDGESPPSALCITVLPGYFETLGIPLRSGRPLLDSDRGEGQAVAVISRSLAQRWFAEEEAVGGRLRVLEKERRIVGVVDDVMQIFLQVGSQGQAVIYLPLAQQSRNSMAFMLKTRGEAAPGLSQSIRQEMESLERDATVGQMLTLDAFIAQFFTGARVISIIMGGFGALALVLSAVGIYGVLAYSVVQRRHEIGVRMALGAGKGQVLGLITRQGLMLTAIGLLLALPGVLAAHYGISYVLAGIAEVEGSGLGAVALVLVLVAGAACYLPARRAAAVDPIQALRSE, encoded by the coding sequence GTGTCCACTTTACTTCAGGATGTCCGATTCGCTCTACGCACTCTCAGGCGGGGCTGGCTGATCACCGGCCTGGCCATCGTTTCCCTGGCGCTGGCCATCGCAGGCAACGGCATAGTCTTCAGTCTTACCAACGGCCTGCTTTTCCGTCCCCTGCCCTTCGATGATCCCGGCAATCTCATGCTGCTCTGGCTGGATCGCGAGGGGCAAGTGCCGCCCGCCAACTTCACGCCCTTGTCGGAACCTGAGTTGATCGACTATCGCGAGCGCACGCGGGGCTTGGGCCTGCTGGAGGGGTTTCGCGGCGCCCGGGTCAACTGGACCCGGGGGGATCGTCCCGAGCCTCTGATGGGCGAGCGGGTCACCGACGGCATGTTTCAGGTGCTGGGAGTGGACGCCCTGCATGGACGCACCTTTGAGCCCGGAGAAGAGCACGAGAAGGTGGTGGTGTTGCAGTACCGCTTCTGGGAAGAGCGCCTGGGCGCCGACGTCTCCATACTGGGACAGACGCTGCAACTGAATTCCGAGCCCTACACCGTTTTGGGCGTCATGCCGCCCGAATTCGAGATCTTCACGCCCGGAGCCAAGCTGTGGATCCCCCTGCCCCTGGAGAAGGGCCAGGGATCGCGCTCCAACCGCAACCTGCTGGTGCTGGGACGCCTGGCGCCGGGAGTCGGTTTGCCCCAGGCCCGAGCCGAGATCGAAACCGTGTCCAGGCGCCTGAGGGAGGAGCACCCCGAAACCACCAGCGGACACTCGGCGGTGCTGGAGCGTTTTCAGGACCGCATACCCGACGACCAGAACCGCATCCTCATGGCTCTTCTGCAGTTCGCCCTCATCTTCGTGCTGGCCATCGCCTGCGCCAACATCGCCAACCTGCTGCTGGCCCGCGGATATGAGCGCCAGCGCGAGTTCGCGGTGCGGCGGGCGCTGGGGGCCGGACGCCTGCGCATCCTGCGCCAACTGCTGAGCGAGAGCCTCTTCCTGTCGCTGGCCGGCGGAGCCATCGGAATGCTGCTGGCCTACGTAGGAATCCACTTCATGCACGCCGCCTTCGCTCCCCTCATGCCGGCCTTCATGCGTCCGGTGCTGGACACCAACGTAGTGCTCTACACCCTGGCCGTGACGGTGGCCGGAGGGCTTTTTTTCGGCAGCGCTCCGGCGCTGCAAGGTTCCAGGGTGGAGATCTCCGACACCCTGCGCGAAGGAGGCCGGGGAGCTACGGCGGGAGGGCGGCGCCGACTGCTGAGCAAGGGACTGGTGGTGGCCGAAGTGTCCATGGCCGCCGTGCTGCTGGCGGGGGCCGTCATGCTGATCCAGAGTTTCAGCAGCCTGCAGCGGGTAGAAAGCGGGTTCGACACCTCTAACCTGCTCACCATGGGCGTCTCCCTGCCCGGCGAACGCTACAAGGACGAGCAGTCGGCCTCCTTTTTCGAGCAGGCCGCGGAGCGATTGGCCGGCCTTCCCGACGTGGAGGGCGCCACCGCCGCCAGCAGCCTGCCCCGCATGCCCTTCCTGCCCAGCGTTCCCTTCACCCCTGAGGATCTCGTTCCCCGCGACGGCGAATCCCCGCCCAGCGCCCTCTGCATCACGGTGCTGCCAGGATATTTCGAGACCCTGGGCATTCCGCTGCGCTCCGGCCGCCCGCTGCTCGACTCCGACCGCGGGGAGGGCCAGGCCGTGGCCGTCATCAGCCGTTCGCTGGCGCAGCGCTGGTTCGCTGAGGAAGAAGCCGTGGGCGGCCGCCTCCGGGTGCTGGAGAAGGAGCGGCGCATTGTGGGAGTGGTGGACGACGTCATGCAGATCTTCCTGCAAGTGGGCTCGCAAGGTCAAGCCGTCATCTATCTTCCACTGGCCCAGCAGTCGAGGAACTCCATGGCCTTCATGCTGAAGACGCGAGGCGAGGCGGCCCCCGGCCTGAGTCAATCGATCCGACAGGAGATGGAGTCGCTGGAGCGCGACGCCACGGTGGGGCAAATGCTCACATTGGATGCTTTTATCGCCCAGTTCTTCACCGGGGCCCGCGTCATCTCCATCATCATGGGCGGCTTCGGCGCCCTGGCCCTGGTCCTCTCCGCCGTGGGCATCTATGGAGTGCTGGCCTATTCGGTGGTCCAGCGCCGCCACGAGATCGGAGTGCGCATGGCCCTGGGAGCAGGCAAGGGACAGGTGCTGGGTCTTATCACCCGGCAAGGACTGATGCTGACCGCCATCGGATTGCTGCTGGCCCTGCCTGGAGTGTTGGCGGCCCACTATGGAATCTCCTACGTGCTGGCCGGCATAGCCGAGGTGGAAGGGAGCGGATTGGGCGCCGTGGCGCTGGTCCTGGTGCTGGTCGCCGGCGCCGCCTGCTATCTGCCCGCCCGCCGGGCGGCCGCCGTCGATCCCATCCAGGCGCTGCGCTCCGAATAA
- a CDS encoding RDD family protein has protein sequence MAQLANIAPPLGEDASSGVSRWFYFKDKKRRGPVEAEELQTLFDKGSLPGDALVRPDQFRAEWRPASEVDFFSTPEVARPSSMPPAPPGSPLQGSAGTVVNGSFAEGTLNDSWERNDGFEMDGWATGAQIRPWVRYWARFFDLTMGGIFVGFAMGLTMPPWVFDSRILSGLIFLLIWIVVEGAMLSTLGWTPGKWLLNVRVRDRSGDKVGFGTGMRRTGWAMVMGMAAGFHILALAALIWSYFSYKEHGDTRWDRGLELDVEHREIPAWKVVLYIFLLLAVPTLFVMGVLGLAVLALMAEGAI, from the coding sequence ATGGCTCAACTGGCAAATATTGCACCGCCACTTGGAGAAGATGCCTCCTCAGGCGTTTCCCGGTGGTTTTACTTCAAGGACAAAAAGCGCCGGGGACCGGTCGAGGCCGAAGAGCTGCAGACGCTCTTCGACAAGGGTTCCCTGCCCGGAGACGCCTTGGTGCGTCCCGACCAATTCCGCGCCGAGTGGAGGCCGGCCAGCGAAGTCGACTTCTTCAGCACGCCCGAAGTGGCGCGGCCTTCTTCCATGCCGCCGGCTCCTCCCGGATCGCCGCTGCAGGGATCGGCCGGAACGGTCGTCAACGGTTCCTTTGCCGAAGGCACGCTGAACGATAGCTGGGAACGCAATGACGGCTTTGAAATGGACGGCTGGGCCACCGGAGCTCAGATCCGGCCCTGGGTGCGCTATTGGGCCCGTTTCTTCGATCTCACCATGGGCGGCATCTTCGTCGGCTTCGCCATGGGATTGACGATGCCCCCATGGGTGTTCGACTCGCGCATCCTCTCCGGACTCATCTTCCTCCTGATCTGGATCGTGGTGGAAGGCGCCATGCTTTCGACGCTGGGCTGGACGCCGGGCAAATGGCTGCTCAACGTCCGCGTGCGCGACCGCTCTGGAGACAAAGTCGGTTTCGGCACCGGAATGCGGCGCACCGGATGGGCCATGGTGATGGGCATGGCCGCCGGCTTCCACATCCTGGCCCTGGCGGCCCTGATCTGGTCGTACTTCAGCTACAAGGAGCACGGCGACACCAGGTGGGACCGCGGACTCGAACTCGACGTCGAGCACCGCGAAATCCCGGCCTGGAAGGTGGTCCTCTACATCTTCCTGCTGCTCGCCGTCCCCACCCTGTTCGTGATGGGAGTGCTGGGACTGGCCGTGCTGGCCCTGATGGCCGAAGGCGCCATTTAG
- a CDS encoding BON domain-containing protein: MHRKSVLTLLALALATAGVLLPAQSTLQGDVQKSLRRLADYGAFDWLSYSVEGGTVHLSGMVRRPTLRRSANAAVQRIEGVETVNNEIQVLPVSTVDDRIRIAAYSAIYGHPQLRKYLPGGGSVRIPPSPRGRSASELVDTGQFHLGAHAIHIIVERGHITLLGVVNNRQDAQIAEIQAKGVDAVFSVVNSLQVQ, encoded by the coding sequence GTGCATCGCAAATCCGTGCTAACCCTGCTGGCCTTGGCCCTGGCAACTGCGGGCGTCCTGCTGCCGGCTCAGTCCACGCTGCAAGGGGACGTTCAGAAGAGCCTGCGCAGATTGGCCGACTATGGAGCCTTCGACTGGCTCTCCTACTCAGTGGAAGGCGGCACCGTCCACCTGTCGGGAATGGTGCGCAGGCCCACGCTTCGCCGTTCGGCCAATGCCGCCGTCCAGAGAATCGAGGGCGTCGAGACGGTCAACAATGAAATCCAGGTGCTGCCGGTCTCGACAGTGGACGACCGCATCCGCATAGCCGCCTACTCGGCCATCTACGGTCATCCTCAACTGCGCAAATACCTGCCGGGAGGCGGATCGGTCAGAATCCCCCCCTCTCCCCGCGGACGCAGCGCCTCCGAATTAGTCGACACGGGACAGTTCCATCTGGGCGCACACGCCATCCACATCATCGTGGAACGAGGCCATATCACCCTGCTGGGAGTCGTCAACAACCGCCAGGACGCTCAAATCGCAGAGATCCAGGCCAAGGGCGTGGACGCCGTTTTCTCGGTGGTCAACAGCCTGCAAGTCCAGTAG
- a CDS encoding S9 family peptidase, whose translation MTRLSLRLLAAALGLAVLGLPASAQDSADPTPQLKRLQLETFLDFERVSNPRISPDGKQILYTRRWINKMEDKWESEIWILNADGSRNRFLIKGSNAEWSPSGDRILFTAPGEPKGNQIFVRWMDAEGAVSQVTRLTESPSSPTWAPDGESIAFLMFVDAQSRDWSIDLPRAPKGAKWTPAPKIVENLRWRRDRIGDLPDGHRHIFTVPAEGGTPRQITSGEWNHNEIEFTPDGKYILFDGLRVDDAELVYRESEIYKVEVESGEITQLTTRKGPDSDPLVSPDGSQVAYLGHDWTDDPYLVPHVYLMSADGSNPRLISGDWDRRPSDMTWAEDGSGLYFTARSRGSANLYFLPAEGGSVQAVTQGQHMLSVDDISPQGLVVGTRSAPHDPGDIVSFSLGDAAAIRRLTQVNDDVLGDLTLGDVKEIVYTSSDGLEIQGWYITPPGFDPSRQYKMILQIHGGPHGMYGVGFNFAWQEHAANDYVVLYTNPRGSSGYGRQFGNRIKYAYPSKDYDDLMAGVDALLAKGFVDESNMFVTGCSGGGVLTAWVVGHTDRFAAASSNCPVIDWVSFVGTTDGNLYWYKNFAKYPWEDASEHLRRSPLSYVGNVKTPTMLMTGVKDLRTPIAQTEEFYHALKMLGVPTAMIRFNDEWHGTGSKPSNFMRTQLYLRHWFEKHSRSPSPEPTETTGGQE comes from the coding sequence ATGACACGACTTTCCCTTCGCTTGCTGGCGGCGGCGCTGGGGCTGGCGGTCCTCGGCCTGCCCGCCTCGGCCCAGGATTCCGCTGACCCGACACCTCAACTCAAACGCCTGCAACTCGAGACTTTTCTCGACTTTGAGCGCGTCTCCAATCCCCGCATCTCGCCCGACGGAAAGCAGATCCTCTATACGCGGCGCTGGATCAACAAGATGGAGGACAAGTGGGAGTCGGAGATCTGGATACTGAACGCCGACGGCAGCCGCAACCGCTTCCTGATCAAGGGCTCCAACGCCGAGTGGTCTCCCAGCGGCGACCGCATTCTCTTTACCGCGCCCGGAGAGCCCAAAGGCAACCAGATCTTCGTGCGCTGGATGGACGCTGAAGGGGCCGTCAGCCAAGTCACGCGCTTGACCGAGTCGCCCTCCAGCCCGACTTGGGCCCCGGACGGCGAATCGATCGCTTTTCTCATGTTCGTGGATGCTCAGAGCCGGGACTGGAGCATCGACCTGCCCCGCGCTCCCAAGGGCGCCAAGTGGACGCCGGCCCCCAAGATCGTGGAGAATCTGCGTTGGCGCCGCGACCGCATCGGCGATTTGCCCGACGGGCATCGTCACATCTTCACCGTACCGGCCGAAGGCGGCACTCCCCGCCAGATCACCTCGGGGGAGTGGAACCACAACGAGATCGAGTTCACGCCCGACGGCAAGTACATCCTCTTTGACGGGCTGCGGGTTGACGACGCCGAATTGGTCTACCGCGAATCGGAAATCTACAAAGTCGAGGTGGAAAGCGGCGAGATCACCCAGTTGACGACCCGCAAAGGACCCGACTCGGATCCGCTGGTGTCTCCCGACGGCAGCCAGGTGGCCTACCTGGGCCATGACTGGACCGATGACCCCTACCTGGTTCCGCACGTTTACCTGATGTCGGCGGACGGCTCCAATCCCCGCCTCATCTCCGGCGACTGGGATCGCCGCCCCTCCGACATGACCTGGGCCGAGGACGGCAGCGGCCTCTACTTCACCGCCCGCAGCAGGGGAAGCGCCAACCTCTACTTCCTGCCCGCCGAGGGCGGTTCGGTGCAGGCTGTCACCCAGGGCCAGCACATGCTGTCGGTGGACGACATCTCCCCTCAGGGCCTGGTGGTGGGCACCCGCAGCGCGCCCCACGACCCCGGCGACATCGTCTCTTTCAGCCTCGGAGACGCCGCCGCCATTCGCCGGCTGACGCAGGTCAACGACGACGTCCTGGGCGACCTCACGCTGGGCGATGTCAAGGAGATCGTCTACACTTCCTCCGACGGGCTGGAGATTCAAGGCTGGTACATCACTCCTCCCGGATTCGATCCCTCGCGCCAGTACAAGATGATCCTCCAGATCCATGGGGGCCCCCACGGCATGTACGGCGTGGGATTCAACTTCGCATGGCAGGAGCACGCCGCCAACGACTACGTGGTGCTCTACACCAATCCGCGCGGGAGTTCCGGCTACGGAAGACAGTTCGGCAACCGCATCAAGTACGCCTATCCCAGCAAGGACTACGACGACCTGATGGCGGGAGTCGACGCCCTTCTGGCCAAGGGATTCGTGGACGAGAGCAACATGTTCGTCACCGGATGCAGCGGCGGAGGCGTGCTGACGGCTTGGGTGGTGGGCCATACCGACCGCTTCGCGGCCGCTTCCTCCAACTGCCCGGTCATCGACTGGGTCAGCTTCGTAGGGACTACCGACGGCAACCTCTACTGGTACAAGAACTTCGCCAAGTATCCCTGGGAGGACGCCTCGGAGCACTTGCGCCGCTCGCCCCTCAGCTACGTGGGCAACGTCAAGACGCCCACCATGCTCATGACAGGCGTCAAGGACCTGCGCACTCCCATCGCCCAGACCGAGGAG
- a CDS encoding DUF533 domain-containing protein — protein sequence MFDAQRLLGGLVKSQFRGSRRRSRRRRRRRSSGLGSLLGGGAATAVGMGALGVGIAAFEHFTQSKKGGSGQQSPPGQQPASGGPPPPPPGSGSSGAAPPPPPAAAGGPPGAPPAPESSSQQNQEQALLLIRAMIAAAAADGEIDAEERGAILLKLRQSGFGKEERDYVRQQMEKPLSLDELLKELVKQPQSQQLKPQVYAASLLAIEVDTEEERAYLKQLAEGMGLDEETRQDIESELGLELD from the coding sequence ATGTTTGATGCGCAGCGTTTACTGGGCGGATTGGTCAAGTCGCAATTTCGCGGGTCTCGTCGGCGCAGCCGGAGACGCCGCCGCCGCCGATCGAGCGGACTGGGATCGCTGCTGGGAGGGGGAGCGGCCACAGCCGTGGGCATGGGAGCCCTGGGTGTGGGCATTGCCGCCTTCGAGCACTTCACCCAGTCCAAGAAAGGCGGTTCGGGTCAGCAGTCGCCGCCCGGGCAGCAGCCTGCTTCGGGAGGCCCTCCGCCGCCCCCGCCTGGGTCCGGCTCATCGGGCGCGGCCCCTCCTCCTCCTCCGGCCGCCGCCGGGGGACCTCCGGGAGCACCGCCTGCGCCTGAGTCCTCTTCTCAACAGAATCAGGAGCAGGCCCTCCTGCTGATCAGGGCCATGATCGCCGCTGCCGCGGCCGACGGCGAAATCGATGCCGAAGAGCGGGGAGCGATTCTGCTCAAGCTGCGCCAGAGCGGGTTCGGCAAGGAAGAACGCGACTACGTGCGCCAGCAGATGGAGAAGCCGCTGTCGCTGGACGAATTGCTCAAGGAACTGGTCAAGCAACCCCAATCCCAACAGCTCAAGCCCCAGGTCTATGCCGCCTCGCTGCTGGCCATCGAAGTCGACACCGAGGAAGAGCGGGCCTACCTCAAGCAACTGGCCGAAGGCATGGGCCTGGATGAAGAAACGCGGCAGGACATCGAGTCCGAGCTGGGCCTGGAATTGGATTGA
- a CDS encoding DUF1800 domain-containing protein: MKRPLLFILILALAGASLAAQGPVTTRPSFPARDPGFTWDRANAAHLMRRAGFSASPQEIDRMVSQGFIATLDELLEYETVDDSAMEEALAARDYQLSRAVPQVEGLVLANPVELNRWWLYRMINSRRQLLEKMTYFWHDHFATSLQEVNQVKPSTGRPLILIQQDTFREHALGNFKDLVHDMARDPAMLIWLDNFLNVRNQPNENWARELLELFTMGVDQYTEEDIQEAARAFTGWTFDFDRMNPDEFDYDFLFIPVLHDFGPKTFLGRTGNWNGDDIINIIFEQDVTAEFIAAKLWEFLVYPDPDPGLIRQLGRVLRENGYELKPLLRAIFRHPEFFSQRAYRGLMKAPVEAGVAFAREMELESPEFLPFFINQMNQLLFLPPDVGGWTSGVGWVNTSTLLFRYDYYNDMLAIRQPVPVRNRETDVVRFVNPADLEGMVQRYGLVSEEDVVDHFVDRLLAGDATADEKLVLEDYLRRQADGTIGEFDIANPVHIDTKVRGLAYLVTLLPAYQTN, encoded by the coding sequence ATGAAACGCCCGCTTCTGTTCATTCTCATCCTGGCGCTGGCCGGAGCATCCTTGGCGGCCCAAGGGCCGGTCACCACACGCCCCTCCTTTCCCGCACGGGACCCGGGCTTCACCTGGGACCGCGCCAACGCCGCCCACCTGATGCGCCGCGCCGGATTCTCAGCCTCTCCTCAAGAAATCGACCGCATGGTCTCGCAGGGATTCATCGCCACGCTGGACGAACTCCTGGAATACGAGACGGTCGACGACTCGGCCATGGAAGAAGCCCTGGCGGCCCGCGACTACCAGCTCAGCCGCGCCGTTCCCCAGGTGGAGGGGCTGGTGCTGGCCAATCCGGTGGAACTCAACCGCTGGTGGCTCTACCGCATGATCAACAGCCGCCGCCAGTTGCTGGAGAAGATGACCTACTTCTGGCACGACCACTTCGCCACTTCGCTGCAGGAGGTCAATCAGGTCAAGCCCTCCACCGGACGGCCCCTCATCCTCATCCAGCAGGACACCTTTCGCGAGCACGCCCTGGGCAATTTCAAGGACCTGGTGCACGACATGGCCCGCGATCCGGCCATGCTCATCTGGCTCGACAACTTCCTTAACGTTCGCAACCAGCCCAACGAGAACTGGGCCCGCGAGTTGCTGGAACTGTTCACCATGGGAGTCGACCAGTACACCGAAGAAGACATTCAGGAAGCAGCCCGGGCCTTCACCGGATGGACTTTCGACTTCGACCGCATGAACCCCGACGAATTCGACTACGACTTCCTCTTCATCCCGGTCCTCCACGACTTCGGCCCCAAGACCTTCCTGGGCCGGACCGGCAACTGGAACGGCGACGACATCATCAACATCATCTTCGAGCAGGACGTGACCGCCGAGTTCATCGCCGCCAAGCTGTGGGAGTTCCTGGTCTACCCCGATCCCGACCCGGGGCTGATCCGTCAGTTGGGAAGGGTCTTGCGCGAGAACGGATACGAGTTGAAGCCGCTGCTGCGGGCCATCTTCCGCCATCCCGAGTTCTTCTCCCAGCGGGCCTACCGCGGCCTGATGAAGGCGCCGGTGGAGGCCGGAGTGGCCTTCGCCCGCGAGATGGAGCTGGAGAGCCCCGAGTTCCTGCCCTTTTTCATCAATCAGATGAACCAGCTCCTCTTCCTGCCTCCCGACGTGGGCGGATGGACCAGCGGGGTGGGCTGGGTCAACACCTCCACCCTGCTCTTCCGCTACGACTACTACAACGACATGCTGGCCATCCGTCAGCCGGTCCCTGTACGCAACCGCGAGACCGACGTGGTGCGTTTCGTCAATCCCGCCGATCTGGAAGGCATGGTGCAGCGGTACGGACTGGTTTCCGAAGAGGACGTAGTGGATCACTTCGTGGACCGCCTGCTGGCCGGAGACGCCACCGCCGACGAGAAGCTGGTGCTGGAAGACTACCTGCGGCGTCAGGCCGACGGCACCATCGGCGAGTTCGACATCGCCAATCCCGTCCACATCGACACCAAGGTGCGGGGATTGGCTTACCTGGTCACCCTGCTTCCGGCCTACCAAACCAACTAG
- a CDS encoding DUF1501 domain-containing protein has protein sequence MKRRDFLKNLTFLSSALCAPTFLVKSIKAAKAQGITQAAAANGRVLLVLEMAGGNDGLNTIIPYNDFNYRDKRPTLGIPANDVLTIDDTYGMHPAMTGMRDLWDEGVLAAIHGVGYPNPNRSHFRSSDIWHTAEPEIVAKDGWLAKHLDELDSQATLEALAIGGGVPKAMISSQGASPAIRSIETFQLDTNLNPGDGGGEYPDGANINAAFQQVLAQPQNRFGLQDFVGQTALDATLASIELLEGQGGYNSTVEYPDSAFAENLRTVARVMAADLGVSVFYVTLGGFDTHAEQSNGNPVQGVHATLLDTFSQGLAAFWADMKQLGFDQDVLVMSFSEFGRRLFENASDGTDHGTANQMFLLGGPVIGGFHGEHPSLAPDQLDQIGDMTFTQDFRSVYATVLENWLGGDSAAVLGESWPTLDVLNV, from the coding sequence ATGAAACGGCGAGACTTTCTCAAGAACCTGACTTTTCTCTCCTCGGCGCTGTGCGCGCCCACCTTCCTGGTCAAGTCCATCAAGGCCGCCAAGGCCCAGGGCATCACCCAGGCCGCCGCGGCCAACGGACGGGTGCTGCTGGTGCTGGAGATGGCGGGGGGCAACGACGGGCTCAACACCATCATCCCCTACAACGACTTCAATTACAGGGACAAGCGCCCTACCCTTGGAATCCCTGCCAATGATGTGCTCACGATCGACGACACCTACGGCATGCATCCCGCCATGACGGGGATGCGCGACCTGTGGGACGAGGGCGTCCTGGCAGCCATTCACGGGGTGGGCTACCCCAACCCCAACCGCTCCCACTTCCGCTCCTCCGACATCTGGCACACGGCCGAACCTGAGATCGTGGCCAAAGACGGATGGCTGGCCAAGCACCTGGACGAACTGGACAGCCAGGCCACCCTGGAGGCGCTGGCTATCGGGGGAGGCGTACCTAAGGCCATGATCTCCTCTCAGGGAGCGTCTCCCGCCATCCGCAGCATCGAGACCTTCCAGCTCGACACCAACCTCAATCCGGGCGACGGGGGCGGCGAGTACCCGGACGGCGCCAATATCAACGCCGCCTTCCAGCAGGTGCTGGCCCAGCCCCAGAACCGCTTCGGGCTGCAGGACTTCGTGGGCCAGACGGCGCTGGACGCCACCCTGGCCTCCATCGAACTGCTGGAGGGACAGGGCGGATACAACAGCACCGTGGAATACCCCGACAGCGCTTTCGCCGAGAACCTGCGCACGGTAGCCCGGGTGATGGCCGCCGACCTGGGTGTGAGCGTCTTCTACGTCACCCTGGGCGGATTCGACACTCACGCCGAGCAGAGCAACGGCAATCCCGTGCAGGGCGTTCACGCCACCCTGCTGGACACCTTCTCGCAAGGACTGGCCGCCTTCTGGGCCGACATGAAGCAACTGGGCTTCGACCAGGACGTGCTGGTGATGTCCTTCAGCGAGTTCGGACGGCGGCTCTTCGAAAACGCCAGCGACGGCACCGACCACGGCACCGCCAACCAGATGTTCCTGCTGGGCGGACCGGTCATCGGCGGATTCCACGGAGAGCATCCCAGCCTGGCTCCCGATCAGCTCGATCAAATCGGCGACATGACCTTCACCCAGGACTTCCGCAGCGTCTATGCCACCGTGCTCGAGAACTGGCTGGGCGGCGACTCCGCCGCCGTGCTGGGAGAGTCCTGGCCCACCCTGGACGTTCTCAACGTATAG
- a CDS encoding TIGR00266 family protein, whose translation MSQWYLSYDGKQEGPYDLKQASERAQANPSGYGWREGLGEWKPIGQIPELQGGASSSPPPPVRVGAADEIDYEVKGTEMQFVEVELDPGESAVAEAGSMMYKDDDIVMNTIFGDGSHQAESGGFMDKLLGAGKRLITGESLFITVFTHQGSGKAKVAFAAPYPGNILPISLPQVNGTLICQKDSFLCAAKGVQIGIFFQKKILTGLFGGEGFIMQKLEGDGLCFVHAGGTLVERQLKQGETLHVDTGCIVAFEQTVDFDIQRVGGVKSMIFGGEGIVFARLRGPGHVWMQSLPFSRLAGRMLAAAPQRGGSKGEGSILGGLGDMFGDSR comes from the coding sequence ATGTCTCAATGGTATCTGAGTTACGACGGCAAGCAGGAAGGCCCTTACGACCTCAAGCAGGCCTCCGAGAGAGCACAAGCCAATCCCAGCGGATACGGCTGGCGCGAGGGGCTGGGCGAGTGGAAGCCCATCGGCCAGATCCCCGAGCTGCAGGGCGGGGCCTCTTCGTCGCCGCCTCCGCCGGTGCGGGTGGGAGCTGCCGACGAGATCGACTACGAGGTCAAGGGCACGGAAATGCAGTTTGTGGAGGTGGAACTGGACCCCGGCGAGAGCGCCGTGGCCGAGGCCGGCTCCATGATGTACAAAGACGACGACATCGTCATGAACACCATCTTCGGCGACGGCTCCCACCAGGCCGAGAGCGGCGGGTTCATGGACAAGCTGCTGGGGGCCGGCAAGCGGCTGATCACGGGCGAAAGTCTCTTCATTACGGTTTTCACCCACCAGGGGTCGGGCAAGGCCAAGGTGGCTTTCGCGGCGCCTTATCCGGGCAACATCCTGCCCATCAGCCTGCCCCAGGTGAACGGGACGCTGATCTGCCAGAAAGACAGCTTTCTATGCGCCGCCAAGGGCGTTCAGATCGGCATCTTCTTCCAGAAGAAGATTCTCACCGGTCTCTTCGGAGGAGAGGGCTTCATTATGCAGAAGCTGGAGGGCGACGGCCTGTGTTTCGTCCACGCCGGAGGAACTCTGGTGGAACGCCAGCTCAAGCAAGGCGAGACGCTGCATGTCGATACCGGCTGCATCGTAGCCTTCGAGCAGACCGTTGACTTCGACATCCAGAGGGTGGGAGGGGTCAAGTCGATGATCTTCGGCGGCGAGGGCATCGTCTTCGCCCGTCTGCGCGGTCCTGGCCACGTGTGGATGCAGTCTTTGCCCTTCTCGCGCCTGGCGGGACGCATGCTGGCCGCCGCTCCTCAACGTGGCGGCAGCAAGGGCGAGGGATCCATCCTGGGTGGACTGGGCGACATGTTCGGCGACAGCCGCTAG